The Paracholeplasma brassicae genome includes the window GACTCGTACGTACGAAGAAAATAGAGAAACATGGATCAACGAAATCGTAGCGTTTTGTGAGAAGTGATTTCATGAGAGGATTGATTAATTATGAGCTCATGGGCTAATAATGCAATAATAGCTAAGGCAAAGTCTTTGTATGGAAACTTTTTAAAAGAAGACGATTACGACCGATTAACAAAACTCCATTCATTACCAGATCTTGTTTCGTACTTGAAAAAACAAAAAAACTACGAAACAATCTTAAAAGACGTTCAAGAAACGTCAATACACCGTGGTCAATTAGAAGCACTTATTCGTAAGAACGCATTTGATCGTGTATTAAAGTTAATGAAACTCGTCTACTCAAAAGATGCAGAGTTTTACCAATTAAATATCGTTAAACAAGAAAACGAGATTATTTTATCCGCGCTAAGATCACTGATCGCAAAAGAATCGGATGAAACCAGAGGTAAGTTGCCATTATTCTTTAATGTGCATACCGACGTTGATTTGGAGAAAATCATCAAGTCGACCTCGTTTGATGATTTAATGGCCGCGGTTGAAAAGTCTGACTTTGAGAAAATTTTAAAACCTTTCTATACAAAAAACCCAGACATGATTCGCTATTTAGACATTGAACATGAATTAGAAGTTTATTATTACAAAGAAGCATTTAGACGAATTAATCAGCACTATAGCGGTAAGTTGAAAAGTGATCTTAAAAGCATTTATGAAACAAGAATTGAACTTGGTAACATCATTAAAGTTTACCGTTTGAAGAAGTTTTATAAGGCAGATCCGATTACAATAAAAAATGTTTTAATCCAAGAATATTCACGCATTAGTGAACGAAAAATGGATGAAATCATACAGTTGTCAGATCCAGATACCATTTTAAAATACTTATCAACCTCAGAATACCAACGATTTACAAATGATAAAGACTATGTGTATGTCGAATATTACGCTGGTAAAATCAAGTATGATTTGGCCAAAAAGATGATGTATTTTTCGACTGAAGTACCCAAGGTTTACGTTGCATTTGTAATCCTGAGTGAGATTGAAATTGAAAATATTATCAACATCATTGAAGGTATTCGCTATAAAGTGGATGAAAATGAAATCAAGCAAATGCTTATTTATTAGGAGGAATTATGAGTATAGCAAAAGTAAAACTCGTCGATATGACCTCTAATGTTAGTAATTTAGATCGGGTATTAACCAAGTTTATAGACACAAAGAATTTTCATCCTGTCTTAGCTACCGAATTCGTTGAACGGGTTCGTGGACTTACCTCGTTTGTCTCAGAAAACCCATGTCAAACGATGTTACAGGATTTAAAAGACATTGAAGTTAAATACGATTTAAACTTACCTAACGATGAAATCAAAGACGCCGAGTACAATTTAAATGAAATGTTTGAGTATATGCAAACAGTCAAACGGTCACTTGAGGGTGAAAAGAACCGCATCAAGGACTTAGAACAGCACATCAGAGAGTATGAAAATACACTCATTCAAGTAAAAAACTTGATTAGCTTAGATGTTGCCCTAGATGATTTGTTTGCATGTGAATACATTTTTATTCGTTTAGGTAGACTACCAAACGACAGCGTTGAAAAATTAAAGTTTTTCCAATCAAGACCATTTGTGTTTAAATCGTTCTCATACGATCAAAACTACAGTTGGTGTATGTATTTTACAACCGAAGAATACAAAAGAGAAGTCGACAACATCTTCTCATCATTATTCTTCGAACGTATCTTTATCCCAGATTTTGTAAAAGGCACACCAAAAGAAGCGATTGAAGCATTAGAATCGGAAATCGATTCGGCTAGAAAACAAATCACGTCTTATAAAGATGACATTTGTTCAATTACGGATGGTTGTCAAAACCGATTAGCCTACATCAAAGGGGAACTGTTATTCTTAAACCGACTATTTGAATCAAAGAAGTACGTCGTTGGTTTAGGTGATAAATTTACAATCACTGGCTTTATTGAAGAACAACACATCGAAGCATTCAAACAAGCATTTGATGGTATCGAAGATTTAGAAATTGAAGTACAAGAGGCTGATGGTGATAAACGGATTACGCCACCAACGAAACTAAAAAACGGATGGTTTTCAAAACCATTTGGCATGTTTGTTGAGATGTATGGTTTGCCATCGTATGGTGAATTAGACCCAACCCCATTTGTTGCAATTACTTATTCATTACTCTTTGGTATGATGTTTGGTGATTTAGGACAAGGACTTGTCTTAATGCTTTTAGGCTTTTTAGCTTATAAATATAAAGGCATGCGTCTTGGGGCAATTGGTATTCGCATTGGGTTATCAAGTGCTATTTTCGGGCTCTTATACGGGTCAGTGTTTGGCGATGAAGAATTGCTTACGCCTCTATACACCGATGTCTTAGGGTTATCGCATAAGCCGATTCACATTATGGATGCTGATTTTACGATGACACTACTGATTAGTGCCATTGCCATTGGGGCAGTTTTAATTGTGATTTCCATGATATTAAACTTAGTAACGCTTTATAAGAAGAAAGATTTTGTTGAATTTTTCTGTTCACATAATGGCTTAGCAGGTTTACTATTTTACGGGTTTGTACTCGTTGCTGTGGCACTACAATTTGGCCTAGGCATTCCAGTGTTAAATCCGATTACGATATCATTATTTGTGGGGCTTCCGTTCTTGGTTATTTTCTTAAAAGAACCAATTGAACGACGTGTACATCACCACAAAATGTTTCCAAATGGCTTTGGAGGATTCTTCGTTGAAGCGTTCTTTGAACTGTTTGAAATCGCATTATCTTACGTAACAAATACAATGAGTTTCTTACGTGTGGGTGGGTTTATTTTATCTCACGCCGGTATGATGCTTGTGGTCACGAGCTTAATGTCAATGGTCGGTGACGCTGGTTGGATCGTTATGATCTTTGGTAACTTATTTGTTATGGCACTTGAGGGCATGATTGTTGGTATTCAAGTGTTACGTTTACAGTTTTATGAAATGTTTTCACGTTACTATAAAGGTGACGGTATTGCGTTTAACGCATTAAATAATTAATTTGGAGGATATTAGAAAATGTTAAATTTTATGGAATGGTTTTTACCACTAGTTTTAATCGTATTAATCTCACTACCTTTAATCAAAGTATTTAGAGGTAGAGTTAGCGTTGTCTCAGCAAAAAGAAGATTATTTGGACACGTGTTTGGTTTCTTTGGCGTTGTTGCGTTTATTTTTGGATTTCAATTGTTATTCCAAAATCAATTAATGGCTGCTGAAACAGAAACAGCCGTTGACTTAATGACAGGGACAATGGCTCAAGGCCTTGGGTTCTTATCGGCTGCCTTAGCAACCGGGATGTCTGCACTAGGTGCGGGTATTGCCGTAGCAGCTGCAGCACCAGCAGCAATTGGTGCCTTCTCAGAAAATGAAAAGAACTTTGGTAAATCATTAATCTTCGTTGCACTTGGTGAAGGGGTAGCTATTTACGGATTACTTATATCAATTTTAATTATCAACAAACTATAATAACGAAGGATGATTTGAATGAAATTTTTCTTATTAAGCGACAATGTAGACACAGAAGTAGGGCTTAGACTTGTAGGCATCGAAGGTGTTGTTGTTCACGAAAAAAAAGAGTTTTTATACGCACTAGAAACTGCACTAGAGGATAATACCATTGGTGTTATTTTAGTCACGACAAAACTGGTGGAACTCGCACCTGATGAAATATCAGAGTTAAAACTCACTCAAAGTCGTAAACTCATTGTCGAAATTCCGGATCGTCATGGATCGGAAAACATTGGTCAAGCAATCGACCAATACGTTTCTGAAGCCATCGGCGTTAAGTTGTGAGGTGACTAAAATTGGGATATTTTAATGAAGATCAGTTACAAAAGTATTTAGAGAAATCAATTAACCAAAAGGCCGATGAAAAAATAGCTCAACTCAGAAAAGAGATTGATCAAATTTACAACAAAGGCATGAAAAAGATTAAAGAAGACGTGCAAATAAAAAAACAATTAGAAATGAGTCGAGCGCTAAAAGATGTGCAAGTCGAATACCAAGACAAAATCAATAGTATTGGTTTTCGATACGATGAAAGCTTAATTGTTGAGCGTAAAAAAATGGTGGATTCCATTTTTGAAGAAGCCACATCAAAACTACTTATTTTTACAAAAACGAAGAGTTATGAGAACTTAATGCTATCTAAACTTCAAGCAAGTACTGCTTCATATGAAGAACTAGCATTGATTTTTCATATTAAATCTTCAGACAAAATATTAGAAGAACTTATCACAAGACGTTACAAAACCAATGGGAAAATCGTTTACTCAAATGAAATCAAAATTGGTGGATACATCTTAACAATTGCAGATAAGAAGCTTGAATTTGACGAAACCATTGATCAAAAATTAAATGATCGTATGACTTGGTTCTTTGAGAATTCAAACTTATACATTAGAAAGTAGGTGACCCAAATGGCTAATGTCATTTATTCAATTAACGGGCCTGTGGTTACCGTTAAAAACGCCGTTAGTTTTCAAATGCTTGAAATGGTTTATGTGGGAAAAAGCAAACTTTTAGGTGAGGTTATTTCCATTAGTAAAACAACGACGACAATTCAAGTTTACGAATCAACCACCGGGTTGTGTGTGGGAGAACCTGTGTATCAAACAGGCGAACCTATTTCCGCACTTTTAGGACCAGGGTTGATTAAAAATATTTTTGATGGTATCGAAAGACCATTAAAAACAATCGCAGCAACCTCAGGTATTTACATACCTACGGGCAGTGATGTCGAAGCCTTAGACAGAAACATTGAGTGGGAAGTTAAGTTGACTGTTAAAGTTGGCGATGAGGTATCATTTGGCCAAATCTACGGACTTGTTAATGAAACTTTATCAATCGAGCACCGCTTGATGGTGCCAAAAGATTGTTCAGGTACGGTCATCGAAGTTAAACAAGACGGTTTATACAAAATCCATGACGTGGTTGTTAAAGTTAAGACCAATAAAGATGAAATCAAAGAGTTAACGTTGGTCCAAAAATGGCCAATTAAAACACCAAGACCTGTCTCGAAACGTCTACCAATTTCAGAACCGCTCATCAGTGGGCAACGCGTGATTGACACGCTGTTTCCGATTGCAAAAGGTGGAGCTGCCGCTGTACCAGGTGGGTTTGGAACAGGAAAAACAATGATGCAACACCAATTTGCAAAATGGTGTGATGCGGATTTAATTGTCTACGTTGGTTGTGGGGAACGCGGTAATGAGATGACTCAAGTATTAGAAGAATTCTCAGAACTGATTGACCCAAGAACCAACAAACCATTATTAGAACGTACCGTGTTGATTGCGAATACATCAAACATGCCTGTGGCTGCTCGTGAGGCCAGCATTTATACGGGTGTGGTAATTGCAGAATATTATCGTGATATGGGCTACAACGTCGCTGTCATGGCCGATTCAACCTCAAGATGGGCTGAGGCATTAAGAGAAATCTCAGGTCGTTTAGAAGAAATGCCAGCAGAAGAAGGGTTTCCGGCGTACTTACCTAGCCGTATCTCACAATTCTATGAACGCGCAGGCTACGTTGAAACCTTATCAAATTTAAAAGGCTCTGTTTCGATTATTGGCGCGGTATCACCACAAGGTGCGGATTTTTCTGAACCGGTGACACAAAACACGAAACGCTTTGTTCGTAGTTTTTGGGCACTTGATAAACAATTGGCTTATCAAAGACACTACGCAGCCATCAACTGGAACACAAGTTATTCGGATTACATCAGTGACTTGACTAAGTGGTATGACCAAAACGTCAGCCCACGTTTCTTAGAAAACAGACAACAAATCATGCATTTGCTTTCTGAGGAAAACAAATTATTAGAAATTGTGAAATTAATCGGTAGTGACGTATTACCGGATGATCAAAAATTGATTATCGAAATTGGAAAAGTCATCCGTTTAGGTTTCTTACAGCAAAACGCATTTCATAAAGAAGATACGTATGTCCCTCTTGAAAAACAATTAAAAATGATGGACGTCATTCTCTATTTATATAAACAGTCTAAAAAATTCATCGAAGACGGCAAATCGTTAAACATGTTAACTGAGTCTGGTTTATATGAACAAGTGATTAAAATGAAATACGATGTGGCAAACAACGACTTAAGTAAACTTGATACTTACGAAGATTTGATCGATCAAACAATCAAGCAAATACATTAAAAGGAGAGGTGTTTATGAATCTACAATACATTGGTTTAGATGAAATTAACGGTCCTTTAGTATTCCTTGATGGTGTTAAAGGCGTTGGTTTTGAAGAAATGGTTGAAATCCGTTTACAAAATGGTGGTAAGCGTTATGGCAGAGTCGTTCAAATTGAAGGCGAAAAAGTCGCGATTCAAGTGTTTGAAGGCACACACGATTTATCACTAACCAATACAAAAACAAAATTTACTGGTCACCCAGTTGAAGCGATGTTGTCAAAAGAAATTTTAGGCCGCACGTTTAATGGTTCAGGTTATCCGATTGATGGACTTGGGGATGTCTTTGTTGACGAAAAAAGAGACATCAATGGGATTCCACTTAACCCAGTATCTCGTATCTACCCTAGAGATTACATCCAAACAGGTGTGAGCTCAATTGACTCATTAACCACGTTGATTCGTGGTCAAAAATTACCAATATTTTCAGGCTCAGGGATGCCTCATAACGAATTAGCGGTTCAAATTGTAAAACAAGCGAAAATTCACGAATCCAAAGGCGATGACTTTTGCGTGATATTTGCAGCAATGGGTGTCAAGAATGACGTTGCCGATTACTTTAGACGTTCGTTTGAAGAAGCAGGCGTCATGAGTAAGGTAGTTATGTACTTAAACTTATCGAACGAACCAATCATTGAGCGTATCTTAACGCCACGATTTGCATTAACTGCAGCCGAATATTTGGCTTACAAACACGACATGCACGTTTTAGTTATCTTAACCGATATTACGGCTTACTGCGAAGCCCTTCGTGAGTTTTCAAGTAGTAAAGGTGAGATTCCAGGTAGAAAAGGTTACCCAGGGTATTTATACTCTGACTTAGCCTCTTTATATGAACGTGCCGGTATTGT containing:
- a CDS encoding V-type ATP synthase subunit A, whose amino-acid sequence is MANVIYSINGPVVTVKNAVSFQMLEMVYVGKSKLLGEVISISKTTTTIQVYESTTGLCVGEPVYQTGEPISALLGPGLIKNIFDGIERPLKTIAATSGIYIPTGSDVEALDRNIEWEVKLTVKVGDEVSFGQIYGLVNETLSIEHRLMVPKDCSGTVIEVKQDGLYKIHDVVVKVKTNKDEIKELTLVQKWPIKTPRPVSKRLPISEPLISGQRVIDTLFPIAKGGAAAVPGGFGTGKTMMQHQFAKWCDADLIVYVGCGERGNEMTQVLEEFSELIDPRTNKPLLERTVLIANTSNMPVAAREASIYTGVVIAEYYRDMGYNVAVMADSTSRWAEALREISGRLEEMPAEEGFPAYLPSRISQFYERAGYVETLSNLKGSVSIIGAVSPQGADFSEPVTQNTKRFVRSFWALDKQLAYQRHYAAINWNTSYSDYISDLTKWYDQNVSPRFLENRQQIMHLLSEENKLLEIVKLIGSDVLPDDQKLIIEIGKVIRLGFLQQNAFHKEDTYVPLEKQLKMMDVILYLYKQSKKFIEDGKSLNMLTESGLYEQVIKMKYDVANNDLSKLDTYEDLIDQTIKQIH
- a CDS encoding V-type ATP synthase subunit F — encoded protein: MKFFLLSDNVDTEVGLRLVGIEGVVVHEKKEFLYALETALEDNTIGVILVTTKLVELAPDEISELKLTQSRKLIVEIPDRHGSENIGQAIDQYVSEAIGVKL
- a CDS encoding V-type ATPase subunit; its protein translation is MSSWANNAIIAKAKSLYGNFLKEDDYDRLTKLHSLPDLVSYLKKQKNYETILKDVQETSIHRGQLEALIRKNAFDRVLKLMKLVYSKDAEFYQLNIVKQENEIILSALRSLIAKESDETRGKLPLFFNVHTDVDLEKIIKSTSFDDLMAAVEKSDFEKILKPFYTKNPDMIRYLDIEHELEVYYYKEAFRRINQHYSGKLKSDLKSIYETRIELGNIIKVYRLKKFYKADPITIKNVLIQEYSRISERKMDEIIQLSDPDTILKYLSTSEYQRFTNDKDYVYVEYYAGKIKYDLAKKMMYFSTEVPKVYVAFVILSEIEIENIINIIEGIRYKVDENEIKQMLIY
- a CDS encoding V-type ATP synthase subunit E, which translates into the protein MGYFNEDQLQKYLEKSINQKADEKIAQLRKEIDQIYNKGMKKIKEDVQIKKQLEMSRALKDVQVEYQDKINSIGFRYDESLIVERKKMVDSIFEEATSKLLIFTKTKSYENLMLSKLQASTASYEELALIFHIKSSDKILEELITRRYKTNGKIVYSNEIKIGGYILTIADKKLEFDETIDQKLNDRMTWFFENSNLYIRK
- a CDS encoding V-type ATP synthase subunit I; translation: MSIAKVKLVDMTSNVSNLDRVLTKFIDTKNFHPVLATEFVERVRGLTSFVSENPCQTMLQDLKDIEVKYDLNLPNDEIKDAEYNLNEMFEYMQTVKRSLEGEKNRIKDLEQHIREYENTLIQVKNLISLDVALDDLFACEYIFIRLGRLPNDSVEKLKFFQSRPFVFKSFSYDQNYSWCMYFTTEEYKREVDNIFSSLFFERIFIPDFVKGTPKEAIEALESEIDSARKQITSYKDDICSITDGCQNRLAYIKGELLFLNRLFESKKYVVGLGDKFTITGFIEEQHIEAFKQAFDGIEDLEIEVQEADGDKRITPPTKLKNGWFSKPFGMFVEMYGLPSYGELDPTPFVAITYSLLFGMMFGDLGQGLVLMLLGFLAYKYKGMRLGAIGIRIGLSSAIFGLLYGSVFGDEELLTPLYTDVLGLSHKPIHIMDADFTMTLLISAIAIGAVLIVISMILNLVTLYKKKDFVEFFCSHNGLAGLLFYGFVLVAVALQFGLGIPVLNPITISLFVGLPFLVIFLKEPIERRVHHHKMFPNGFGGFFVEAFFELFEIALSYVTNTMSFLRVGGFILSHAGMMLVVTSLMSMVGDAGWIVMIFGNLFVMALEGMIVGIQVLRLQFYEMFSRYYKGDGIAFNALNN
- a CDS encoding V-type ATP synthase subunit B codes for the protein MNLQYIGLDEINGPLVFLDGVKGVGFEEMVEIRLQNGGKRYGRVVQIEGEKVAIQVFEGTHDLSLTNTKTKFTGHPVEAMLSKEILGRTFNGSGYPIDGLGDVFVDEKRDINGIPLNPVSRIYPRDYIQTGVSSIDSLTTLIRGQKLPIFSGSGMPHNELAVQIVKQAKIHESKGDDFCVIFAAMGVKNDVADYFRRSFEEAGVMSKVVMYLNLSNEPIIERILTPRFALTAAEYLAYKHDMHVLVILTDITAYCEALREFSSSKGEIPGRKGYPGYLYSDLASLYERAGIVKKDGGSVTQIPILTMPNDDITHPVPDLTGYITEGQIVLSRDLNQVGIFPPVGILPSLSRLMKDGIGAGYTREDHQSVANQLFASYAMVQDARSLASVIGEDELSSIDKMYMDFGKLFEKYFIGQGFETNRSIIDTLDLGWDLLSVLPKEELNRIDDKLISAYYNHERAVERFHIHNKPIIKTLAGDARYE
- a CDS encoding ATP synthase subunit C, which codes for MLNFMEWFLPLVLIVLISLPLIKVFRGRVSVVSAKRRLFGHVFGFFGVVAFIFGFQLLFQNQLMAAETETAVDLMTGTMAQGLGFLSAALATGMSALGAGIAVAAAAPAAIGAFSENEKNFGKSLIFVALGEGVAIYGLLISILIINKL